The following coding sequences are from one Syntrophus gentianae window:
- a CDS encoding response regulator transcription factor yields MAHTEEHVLVIDDDRDLCELLTEYLSSEGFQVEVVYDGEKGIEKALAGSYGLIVLDVMLPGGLDGFEILRRLRVRIGTPVLMLTARGDDVDRIVGLELGADDYLPKPFNPRELVARMRAILRRVHGEAGQISTSTVAVRHRVGDVELEVGTRRVLCGGKDIELTAVEFELLEKLLYRAGYVVMREELTRSVLGRPLGPYDRSIDVHVSNLRKKLGRGGAGSERIKAVRGSGYIYLLPRVSG; encoded by the coding sequence ATGGCTCATACAGAGGAACATGTCCTGGTGATCGACGATGACCGGGATCTTTGTGAACTTTTGACGGAGTATCTTTCAAGCGAAGGGTTTCAGGTCGAAGTGGTTTACGATGGTGAAAAGGGAATTGAAAAGGCACTGGCCGGATCATACGGTTTAATCGTTCTCGATGTCATGCTGCCGGGGGGGCTTGACGGATTTGAGATTCTCAGGCGTCTGCGCGTCCGGATCGGCACCCCGGTCCTGATGCTGACCGCCAGAGGTGACGATGTAGATCGAATCGTCGGTCTGGAACTGGGTGCGGATGATTATCTTCCCAAACCCTTCAACCCGCGGGAGTTGGTGGCCCGGATGCGGGCGATCCTGCGTCGGGTACATGGCGAGGCTGGGCAGATCTCCACGAGTACGGTGGCCGTTCGGCACCGGGTAGGGGATGTTGAGCTGGAGGTAGGGACACGCAGGGTCCTCTGCGGGGGAAAGGATATCGAACTGACCGCAGTCGAGTTTGAACTTCTGGAAAAGCTCCTCTACCGGGCGGGATATGTCGTGATGCGGGAAGAACTGACCCGTTCGGTGTTGGGCCGGCCTCTGGGACCCTATGACCGGAGCATCGACGTGCATGTCAGTAATCTCCGGAAAAAACTGGGGCGGGGCGGCGCCGGTTCGGAACGGATCAAGGCAGTCCGCGGCAGCGGTTACATCTATCTCCTCCCCAGGGTGTCCGGTTAG
- a CDS encoding CHASE2 domain-containing protein, whose translation MERLGPLLRNVWRSRHRLYFYGFMVTVLFSLLYILEPPFFRFLELRFYDAILHENPVEKPATDIVIIDIDERSLQAVGQWPWPRHVIARLFKGINAQGPSAIGVDLLFSEADHRSVSRFSHDIQEKYGASPRVKPVGPEDMSGDALLARTLSTGPFVLARKFFFNGEAFISRECVFQPLSVVLLGTADFHSENQPFHKASGVVCNLPIFDAAVTSTGFINASFDIDGLMRRIPLIMRYEAGSSGGSYFPSLVLATLMKQKNLRQVFVKVTSTGNPYEILLGGTAIPVDDRGNMLIHYRDREQACPHVSALDILSGRQGNISLKGKIVFVGTSATGLGERTITPVHPFLPGVDIHATAAQNILQSNFVKRPPWISGLELFFILLAGLLSTILFARTNAKGSLLFALALLIGLIALSYGAFRTDGLVISPLIPLLTVAVNFSLLNLSKFWQAERDLRQSENRYRSIFNNALEGICQITPDGLLTAANSALARMMGFETPADFLAALPTISSIRLENPEDRQKILGLLSEQGEIRGFETEVHTAKGTRIWVSINAVATKNNGKITFYEVSIEDVSERRRSEEALQESRQRFSDILEFLPDATLVIDRNGRVIAWNRAMESMTGIRKEEMLGKGDLEYARPFYGDRRPILIDLVLSPDEEIEAQYTAIQRRGDRIFGEAYVPGLPPGDVHISATASVLRDPQGAVMAAIECVRNNTERKRMEERLRRAEKMESLGTMAGGVAHDLNNVLGVLVGYAEMMMLEIPEGNPLRRYAVNIHQSGIRGAAMIQDLLTLARRGVAVSEVVNLRELASSYFNSPDFAKLKEDHPQVSFRMDLQDDLMNIKGSPTHLSKTLMNLIPNAAEAISGPGEVVIRMANCYLDLPVRGYAEVKEGDYVVLSVADSGQGISPQDMERIFEPFYTKKVMGKSGTGLGLAIVWGTVKDHDGYIDVTSQEGVGSVFTLYFPATREGVARNKEQLSLDQYMGSGESLLVVDDNEGQRHLAASILTKLNYQVATVSCGEEAVSYLMSHEADLLLLDMIMDPGIDGLETYRRILEIHPRQKAIIISGYSETDRVKKVQELGAGGFLRKPYTLEKLGLAIQEELSKSSVG comes from the coding sequence ATGGAAAGATTGGGACCCCTTCTCAGGAATGTCTGGCGAAGCCGTCATCGGTTGTACTTTTACGGGTTCATGGTTACGGTTCTCTTTTCCCTCCTCTACATCCTGGAGCCCCCCTTTTTCCGCTTTCTAGAGCTGCGGTTTTACGATGCCATCCTTCATGAAAACCCGGTTGAGAAACCTGCAACGGACATTGTGATCATCGATATCGATGAACGAAGCCTTCAGGCCGTCGGGCAGTGGCCCTGGCCCCGGCACGTTATTGCGCGGCTGTTCAAAGGGATCAACGCGCAGGGACCCTCCGCCATCGGGGTCGATCTGTTGTTCTCAGAGGCGGATCATCGATCCGTAAGCAGGTTCTCCCATGACATTCAGGAAAAATATGGAGCCTCTCCCCGCGTCAAACCGGTTGGGCCGGAGGACATGAGCGGCGATGCCCTCCTCGCCCGCACGCTCAGCACCGGTCCTTTTGTCCTCGCCAGGAAATTCTTCTTTAACGGAGAAGCCTTTATTTCGAGGGAATGTGTGTTCCAGCCGCTTTCCGTCGTACTCCTCGGGACCGCTGACTTCCATTCGGAAAACCAGCCCTTTCACAAGGCCTCGGGGGTCGTCTGCAATTTGCCGATCTTTGATGCCGCCGTCACTTCAACCGGTTTTATCAACGCCTCTTTCGACATCGACGGCCTGATGCGGCGAATTCCTCTGATTATGCGATATGAAGCAGGCTCTTCCGGTGGCTCGTATTTCCCCAGCCTCGTTCTGGCCACCCTCATGAAACAGAAGAACCTCCGGCAGGTCTTCGTAAAAGTGACTTCCACGGGAAACCCCTATGAAATTCTCTTGGGGGGTACCGCCATTCCAGTCGATGACCGGGGCAATATGCTGATCCATTATCGGGATCGGGAACAAGCCTGTCCTCATGTCTCCGCGTTGGACATTCTATCCGGCCGGCAGGGGAATATTTCTCTGAAGGGTAAGATTGTCTTTGTCGGCACGTCCGCCACCGGGCTGGGGGAAAGAACCATAACGCCCGTGCACCCCTTCCTTCCGGGAGTCGATATCCACGCCACGGCGGCCCAGAACATTCTTCAGTCTAACTTTGTGAAAAGGCCCCCCTGGATTTCGGGGCTCGAATTATTCTTCATTCTCCTGGCGGGCCTTTTGTCGACGATCCTCTTTGCCAGAACCAATGCGAAGGGAAGCCTTCTCTTCGCCCTTGCCCTATTGATCGGACTGATTGCTCTTTCTTACGGAGCCTTTCGCACCGATGGGCTTGTCATCTCTCCTCTGATCCCTCTGCTTACGGTTGCGGTAAATTTTTCTCTCCTGAACCTGTCGAAGTTCTGGCAGGCGGAACGTGATTTGCGCCAGAGTGAAAACCGGTATCGTTCCATCTTCAATAATGCCCTTGAAGGAATTTGCCAGATTACTCCGGACGGCCTTCTTACGGCGGCGAATTCGGCTCTTGCGCGGATGATGGGGTTTGAAACCCCGGCGGATTTCCTTGCCGCTCTTCCCACGATCTCCTCGATCCGCCTGGAAAATCCGGAGGATCGGCAGAAAATCCTCGGGTTGCTTTCGGAACAGGGAGAAATCCGGGGCTTCGAGACGGAAGTCCATACGGCAAAAGGAACAAGAATCTGGGTTTCCATCAATGCCGTCGCCACAAAAAACAACGGAAAAATAACCTTCTATGAAGTCTCGATTGAAGATGTCTCGGAGAGAAGGCGTTCGGAGGAAGCATTGCAGGAATCGCGGCAAAGGTTCTCGGATATCCTCGAGTTCCTTCCCGACGCCACCCTGGTGATCGACAGGAATGGCCGGGTGATCGCGTGGAACCGGGCGATGGAATCCATGACGGGGATCCGGAAAGAGGAGATGCTCGGCAAAGGGGACCTGGAGTACGCCCGGCCCTTCTATGGGGACCGGAGGCCCATCCTGATCGATCTGGTCCTTTCCCCCGATGAGGAGATCGAAGCGCAGTACACCGCCATCCAGCGGAGGGGAGACCGGATCTTCGGGGAAGCCTACGTGCCGGGGCTGCCTCCCGGTGATGTGCACATCTCCGCTACCGCCTCCGTCCTGCGGGATCCTCAGGGCGCCGTCATGGCGGCCATCGAATGTGTCCGCAACAATACGGAACGCAAGCGGATGGAAGAACGGCTGAGAAGGGCGGAAAAGATGGAGTCTCTGGGCACCATGGCAGGAGGCGTGGCTCATGACCTGAACAATGTCCTGGGCGTATTGGTGGGTTATGCCGAGATGATGATGCTGGAGATTCCGGAAGGAAATCCCCTTCGACGGTATGCCGTCAATATTCACCAATCCGGGATACGAGGCGCCGCGATGATCCAGGATCTGCTGACCCTGGCCAGGAGAGGGGTGGCGGTATCGGAAGTCGTCAACCTCCGTGAGCTGGCCTCTTCGTATTTTAACAGCCCCGATTTTGCCAAATTGAAGGAGGATCATCCGCAGGTTTCCTTCAGGATGGATCTGCAGGACGACTTGATGAACATCAAAGGGTCGCCCACCCATCTCTCCAAAACCCTGATGAACCTGATTCCGAATGCTGCCGAGGCGATATCCGGACCGGGGGAAGTGGTCATAAGAATGGCGAATTGTTATCTGGATCTCCCTGTTCGAGGATATGCCGAGGTGAAGGAGGGGGATTATGTCGTCCTCAGTGTGGCCGATTCCGGCCAGGGGATCTCACCTCAGGATATGGAAAGGATCTTCGAGCCCTTCTATACGAAAAAAGTCATGGGCAAAAGCGGGACGGGTCTGGGATTGGCCATCGTCTGGGGCACGGTCAAGGATCATGACGGGTACATCGATGTGACGAGCCAGGAAGGCGTGGGAAGCGTTTTCACCCTTTACTTCCCGGCAACGCGCGAGGGAGTGGCACGGAACAAGGAGCAGCTGTCCCTCGATCAGTATATGGGTTCTGGAGAATCCCTGCTGGTTGTTGACGACAATGAAGGCCAACGGCACCTCGCGGCGAGCATCCTGACCAAACTGAATTACCAGGTCGCCACCGTTTCCTGCGGGGAAGAGGCGGTGTCCTATCTGATGTCCCATGAGGCGGATCTATTGCTGCTGGATATGATCATGGACCCGGGTATCGACGGGTTGGAGACCTACCGGCGGATTCTGGAGATTCACCCCCGCCAGAAGGCGATTATCATCAGCGGATACTCGGAAACCGACCGGGTGAAAAAAGTCCAGGAGCTGGGTGCCGGGGGATTTCTCCGGAAACCCTACACGCTGGAGAAGCTGGGGCTGGCGATTCAAGAGGAACTGTCGAAATCTTCCGTCGGTTAA
- a CDS encoding FecR family protein — protein sequence MLRMFFLGVIFAIMAFFLVSSVSSQAADEVVGYVKTTKGEASISRGKNILPARINEKIFRNDLLRTGANGSLGAVLRDDTLIALGPNSEVNIREFEFSPGEEKLSLFVRLIKGCALFSSGIIGKLSPQSVKFSTPVGDIGIRGTQFIVSLAEK from the coding sequence ATGCTCAGGATGTTTTTTCTCGGAGTCATTTTTGCGATAATGGCTTTTTTCCTTGTTTCTTCCGTTTCCTCGCAGGCGGCTGATGAGGTTGTCGGTTATGTGAAAACAACAAAAGGAGAAGCATCGATCTCGAGAGGAAAAAATATCCTCCCGGCGCGAATCAATGAAAAGATATTCAGGAATGACCTCCTGAGAACAGGTGCGAACGGTTCTCTTGGCGCAGTGCTCAGAGACGACACGCTGATTGCTCTGGGGCCGAACAGCGAGGTCAACATAAGGGAATTCGAATTCTCTCCCGGAGAAGAAAAGTTGAGTCTCTTCGTCAGATTGATCAAGGGTTGCGCCCTGTTTTCTTCAGGAATCATCGGCAAGCTATCCCCCCAGTCCGTTAAGTTTTCCACGCCCGTGGGTGACATCGGTATCCGCGGCACGCAGTTTATCGTTTCTCTAGCAGAGAAATAG
- a CDS encoding HAMP domain-containing sensor histidine kinase: protein MFRNNLFIKICLSFWVTTLFMIGGILMLDWLTGSGPFRTGPHPMPGPPMDVHGQSMAWIYQHEGRRAAENFAAQLRESTGIRIVLLDKNGMALTGLPGAAEEPQKVFPPDGEKAAGRHFEEERNWQRVRVKGPEGELSALVAQTPGRPPLPPGGPDSWTMVAMRLLVVLMVSGLVCYLLARYLTSPILKLGTAARQLAAGDLSVRVAPSIGRRKDEIALLALDFDGMAERIESLLNSQRKLLRDISHELRSPLARLNVALELCRKGSKAELERFLVRIGRESDRLNEMIGHLLTLSRVESGIATLEKKRIDLTKLLREIAEDSDFEAQGLGRGVTLDAQPACFVEGDEELLRQAIGNVARNAVRYTQEGSDVEISLGPADPPGRKVVVIVRDHGPGVPEEALPHLFTPFYRVSDSRERETGGTGLGLAISESAVRLHGGTILAANAPGGGLIVEIVLPLFREG, encoded by the coding sequence ATGTTCCGGAATAATCTGTTCATCAAGATCTGCCTGTCCTTCTGGGTAACGACCCTCTTCATGATCGGTGGTATCCTGATGTTGGACTGGCTGACCGGGTCTGGTCCCTTCCGCACGGGACCTCACCCCATGCCCGGTCCGCCAATGGATGTCCACGGGCAGTCAATGGCATGGATTTACCAGCATGAAGGCAGGAGAGCAGCCGAAAATTTTGCAGCCCAACTCCGGGAGTCCACGGGAATCCGGATTGTCCTCCTCGATAAGAACGGCATGGCTCTGACCGGTCTGCCGGGTGCAGCTGAGGAGCCGCAGAAGGTGTTCCCCCCTGACGGGGAAAAGGCGGCCGGCCGTCATTTTGAGGAAGAGAGAAACTGGCAGAGAGTGCGGGTAAAAGGTCCGGAAGGGGAGCTCTCCGCTTTAGTGGCTCAAACGCCGGGCCGTCCTCCATTACCGCCGGGGGGGCCGGATTCCTGGACCATGGTTGCCATGCGTCTGCTGGTGGTTCTGATGGTATCAGGGCTTGTCTGCTACCTCCTGGCCCGCTATCTGACCTCGCCCATTCTGAAGCTCGGAACGGCAGCGCGGCAACTGGCAGCCGGAGATCTTTCCGTCCGCGTTGCCCCATCGATCGGCAGGCGAAAGGATGAAATTGCTCTGCTGGCCCTCGATTTCGACGGTATGGCGGAACGGATCGAATCCCTGCTGAATTCCCAGCGCAAACTGCTGCGGGACATTTCCCACGAACTCCGCTCGCCCCTGGCGCGGTTGAATGTGGCCCTTGAGCTTTGCCGCAAGGGATCAAAGGCTGAGTTGGAAAGATTTCTGGTCAGAATCGGTAGGGAGTCGGACCGGCTCAATGAGATGATCGGGCACCTCCTGACATTGAGCCGCGTCGAATCGGGAATCGCCACTCTGGAAAAGAAAAGGATCGACTTGACGAAACTACTCCGGGAGATTGCCGAAGATAGTGATTTTGAGGCCCAGGGACTTGGCCGGGGGGTGACGCTCGATGCCCAGCCGGCCTGTTTTGTGGAAGGCGATGAGGAACTGCTGCGGCAGGCGATCGGCAATGTCGCCCGCAATGCCGTTCGTTACACACAGGAGGGCAGCGATGTGGAGATTTCCCTCGGCCCGGCCGATCCTCCCGGAAGAAAAGTCGTTGTTATCGTTCGGGATCATGGCCCGGGAGTGCCCGAGGAGGCCCTCCCTCATCTCTTTACGCCCTTCTACCGTGTCAGTGACAGCCGGGAACGGGAAACCGGGGGGACCGGTCTGGGATTGGCGATTTCGGAATCCGCGGTCCGTCTTCACGGCGGTACAATTCTCGCGGCCAATGCCCCCGGTGGGGGACTGATCGTTGAAATCGTCCTGCCGCTTTTCCGCGAGGGGTAA
- a CDS encoding OmpA family protein produces the protein MARIFLRFIFALCVAILLTACTAGNSMIVLLPDQDGKTGAIEIHNQGGSLRLDAPNQATEILSLQTPPTPPKVLKEDEIKRLFGKAMEAMPGAPVHYALYFLSDSKELTEESKGKLDDVLLSINRIQPAEISIVGHTDRVGERKRNFRLGLDRAMTVKHLLVARGVDPGMVEVSSHGEDNPLIKTADEVSEPENRRVEIVIR, from the coding sequence ATGGCCAGGATCTTTTTACGGTTTATTTTTGCTCTTTGTGTTGCCATCCTGTTGACTGCCTGTACTGCCGGGAATAGCATGATCGTCCTTCTGCCCGATCAGGACGGAAAAACGGGCGCCATTGAAATCCACAATCAGGGGGGATCGTTGAGACTGGATGCGCCGAACCAGGCGACGGAAATCCTCTCCCTGCAGACACCGCCAACTCCCCCCAAAGTGCTCAAGGAAGACGAGATCAAGAGGCTCTTTGGGAAAGCCATGGAGGCCATGCCCGGGGCCCCTGTGCATTATGCTCTGTATTTTTTGAGTGATTCAAAGGAATTAACGGAGGAATCAAAGGGTAAGCTGGATGATGTTCTCCTTTCCATCAACAGGATTCAGCCGGCTGAGATCTCAATCGTGGGACATACGGATCGGGTGGGTGAAAGAAAGAGAAATTTCCGTTTGGGCTTAGATAGGGCGATGACGGTGAAACACCTGCTGGTTGCAAGAGGGGTTGATCCCGGGATGGTCGAGGTATCGTCACATGGGGAAGATAATCCGCTGATCAAGACCGCCGATGAGGTCTCCGAACCGGAAAACCGGCGGGTTGAAATCGTCATCCGCTAG